A single genomic interval of Daucus carota subsp. sativus chromosome 1, DH1 v3.0, whole genome shotgun sequence harbors:
- the LOC108192878 gene encoding protein VACUOLELESS GAMETOPHYTES — translation MKYSLEFTSNFIHPQHKLKFEYTEFPFWCDGCKEIGIGSKYKCSTCNYHFHKHCALPCASFVHPFYTKCCFQFLERPPGLVERYCNACLKRVSGFMYHCSSCGFDVHPCCANLPMVLDDGELKLELRSKMSAVCYTCGKKGIGIGWSYRSTCKKYNLHVACVKGMLVEARHDLYNCEGGTVKISSDTGIDEFKKLDTGLPSLKAILHNFHKNSMRMHT, via the coding sequence ATGAAGTACAGCCTTGAGTTCACCTCAAACTTTATCCACCCTCAACACAAGCTCAAATTTGAGTATACAGAGTTCCCCTTCTGGTGTGATGGCTGCAAAGAAATCGGAATCGGATCAAAATACAAATGCAGCACATGTAATTATCATTTCCACAAGCACTGTGCCCTCCCCTGTGCATCATTTGTTCACCCTTTTTACACCAAGTGCTGTTTCCAATTCCTGGAGCGCCCACCTGGCCTTGTGGAGCGCTACTGCAACGCCTGCCTCAAAAGGGTCTCGGGCTTCATGTACCACTGCAGCTCGTGTGGATTTGATGTGCATCCATGCTGCGCAAATCTTCCAATGGTGCTGGATGATGGAGAACTGAAACTTGAGTTGCGCAGCAAGATGAGCGCGGTGTGTTATACGTGTGGGAAGAAAGGGATTGGGATAGGTTGGAGTTACAGGTCGACTTGCAAGAAGTATAATTTACATGTGGCTTGCGTAAAGGGGATGCTTGTAGAGGCTAGGCATGATTTGTATAATTGCGAGGGCGGGACAGTGAAGATTAGTAGTGATACAGGTATTGATGAATTTAAGAAGTTGGACACAGGACTTCCAAGTTTGAAGGCGATTCTGCACAATTTTCACAAGAACAGCATGAGAATGCACACCTAG
- the LOC108192848 gene encoding arabinosyltransferase RRA3 codes for MGNGRRESGSGQLIRNTSSLVRSVRGSRISIAVLIGILLGCIFAFFFPHGFFFSPPPPHLVSKVGSTQCESSERINMLKSEFVSASEKNAELKKQIRQLTERLQLAEQRKDQAQKQVLVLGEQHKAGSFGTVKGLRTNPTVVPDDSVNPRLSKILEKIAVNKEVIVALANSNVKEMLEVWFTNIKRVGIPNYLVVALDEDITNFCQINNVPVYKRDPDEGIDSVGRAGGNHAVSGLKFRILREFLQLGYSVLLSDVDIVYLQNPFNHLYRDSDVESMTDGHNNMTAYGYNDVFDEPSMGWARYAHTMRIWVYNSGFFYIRPTIPSIELLDRVASRLSSEKAWDQAVFNEELFYPSHPGYDGLHASRRTMDFYLFMNSKVLFKTVRKDAKLSKIKPVIIHVNYHPDKFPRMKAIVEYYVNGKQDALKYFPDGSG; via the exons ATGGGCAATGGGCGTCGAGAGAGCGGGAGTGGTCAATTAATTAGGAACACTAGTTCATTAGTCAGATCCGTCCGCGGATCCAGAATCTCCATCGCTGTTCTCATCGGCATCCTTCTCGGTTGCATTTTCGCTTTTTTCTTTCCTCACGGATTCTTCTTCTCTCCCCCTCCTCCCCACCTCGTCTcaaag GTTGGTTCAACACAATGCGAGTCCTCAGAAAGGATCAACATGTtgaaatcagagtttgtatcaGCTTCTGAGAAAAATGCTGAACTTAAAAAGCAGATTAGACAGTTAACTGAAAGGCTTCAGTTAGCTGAACAGAGGAAAGATCAAGCACAGAAGCAAGTGCTTGTGTTGGGTGAGCAGCATAAAGCTGGAAGTTTTGGAACTGTTAAGGGTTTAAGAACCAACCCTACTGTAGTCCCTGATGATTCTGTGAATCCAAGATTGTCCAAGATATTAGAGAAAATAGCAGTTAATAAAGAAGTTATTGTTGCTCTTGCAAATTCTAATGTGAAGGAGATGTTAGAGGTCTGGTTTACCAACATCAAGAGAGTGGGCATTCCCAATTATCTGGTTGTAGCTTTAGATGAAGATATTACCAATTTCTGTCAAATAAATAATGTTCCTGTGTACAAGAGAGACCCAGATGAAGGCATTGATTCAGTTGGTAGGGCTGGTGGAAACCATGCTGTTTCAGGATTGAAATTTCGCATCTTGAGAGAGTTCTTACAACTTGGTTATAGTGTGTTGCTTTCTGATGTTGATATAGTGTACTTGCAAAATCCCTTTAATCACCTTTATCGCGATTCAGATGTGGAGTCCATGACTGATGGCCATAATAACATGACGGCTTATGGGTACAATGATGTTTTTGACGAACCATCAATGGGTTGGGCTCGTTATGCTCATACAATGAGGATATGGGTTTATAATTCTGGATTCTTTTACATAAGACCAACAATTCCTTCAATTGAGCTTTTGGATCGTGTGGCTAGCCGGCTATCTAGTGAAAAAGCTTGGGACCAGGCAGTTTTCAATGAGGAGCTCTTCTACCCTTCACATCCTGGGTATGACGGACTTCATGCATCTAGGAGAACTATGGATTTCTATCTCTTTATGAACAGCAAGGTGCTGTTCAAAACTGTAAGGAAGGATGCAAAGTTGAGCAAGATTAAACCGGTAATTATTCATGTGAATTACCACCCGGACAAGTTCCCAAGAATGAAAGCAATTGTTGAGTACTATGTAAACGGTAAGCAAGATGCATTGAAGTACTTTCCTGATGGTTCGGGATAG
- the LOC108205219 gene encoding putative pentatricopeptide repeat-containing protein At3g18840: MRGTTSEQVKTQEEEGLPVIIGGMVLDIHATPSIPGKPRTTTPGKVAYTLGGVARNVAECVSKLGSKPYLISAVGQDMPGNLLLEHWKSGGLSVKGIRRGKDIETAVVCNMFDSDGELAAAVASVEAIEKYLTPEWIQRFRNNIRNTPVLMIDANLSPIALEATCQVTAQYSIPVWFEPVSVTKSKRVASVAKYITFASPNEDELIAMANAVCGVTLFHPVKIDNHGIKYSPESLFRMLAPAISVVLDSGIKVLVVTLGSYGVLLCSQSISCFKKVHGFKRNKSSDFSKQLYEVVNSLCTPDRLFNASVNNKSNNLFVVYYPAISASVVRLTGAGDCLVGGTLASICSGLDVMQSVAVGVAAAKAAVEAESNVPAEYNLASIADDASRSKISYRLSKSCIISYQSYLTDHHSPVLKNSYLINFYILIKNISILCSKTSNEPLNRAIYYRTTCITRITAMLKGSLIDGVVGHARAIKAGFTSTVFTCNQLIHVYSQHGLIQDSRKLFDEMPERNVFSWNAIISAYIKAHNFSQAEALFKTAPVKDSVTYNTMFSGYVNSDGYEGHAVKLFLEMQVVGDKAVIDEFTLTALLNLTAKLGIVSYGWQLHCRMLKTANNFSGFATSALIDMYSKCEWFEEARRVFDGCFGGDLVTKNAMVAACCREGEMEMAWDLFWRELELADTVSWNTLIMGYTQNGREEEAIELFRCMGEEGFRWNDHTIVGLLSACSGLKNLKLGKEVHATVLKNQMNYNPFVSSGIVDVYCKCGDMNSAESVYSSTGMENTFSVTSMIVGYSLRGNMVDAKMLFDSLTERNSVVWTAMFSGYVRSQQCDEVFELFNQFIVKEATLQDPLILMSMLGSCAVKAIVDPGKQIHAYLYRMGMEMDVKMLSAMIDMYSKCGNIKYAQSIFRKISARDTVLYNVMIAGYAHHGFEYQALRHFEEMKERGLIPDAGTFVAVLSACRHCGIVELGEMYFTYMTKDYAILPEIDHYACLIDLYGRANQLEKAVALMREMPVEPDAVILGTFLNACKMNRNLELARETEEKLLKIEEGNGARYVQLANIYASEGKWDEMGRIRKKMRGNEVKKSAGCSWAHVGNKVHIFTSGDKLHSETDAIYDLLDSLNPKLVEGGCIECR; this comes from the exons ATGAGGGGAACAACAAGTGAACAAGTGAAAACACAAGAGGAAGAAGGCCTTCCGGTGATAATTGGGGGAATGGTGTTGGATATTCACGCCACCCCTTCAATTCCGGGCAAGCCCAGAACCACCACTCCCGGCAAGGTGGCGTACACACTTGGCGGTGTGGCCAGAAACGTTGCGGAATGTGTGTCTAAGCTTGGTTCCAAGCCTTACTTGATAAGTGCTGTGGGTCAGGATATGCCAG GGAATTTGCTTTTGGAGCACTGGAAATCCGGTGGGCTATCAGTAAAGG GTATTCGTAGAGGCAAAGATATTGAGACTGCGGTAGTATGCAATATGTTTGATTCTGACGGTGAGTTGGCGGCTGCAGTTGCTAGTGTGGAAGCTATA GAGAAATATCTCACACCTGAATGGATCCAACGATTCAGAAATAACATTCGTAATACTCCAGTATTGATGATTGATGCAAATTTAAGCCCTATTGCTCTAGAAGCAACATGCCAAG TGACAGCACAATACAGTATTCCTGTGTGGTTTGAACCTGTATCAGTGACAAAATCCAAAAGGGTTGCTTCAGTTGCCAAGTAT ATAACTTTTGCTTCCCCTAATGAAGATGAACTAATTGCCATGGCAAATGCCGTTTGCGGTGTTACTTTGTTTCATCCTGTCAAAATAGATAACCATGGCATTAAGTATTCACCGGAATCACTGTTTCGAATGCTTGCACCAGCAATCTCAGTTGTGCTCGACAGTGGTATCAAAGTACTTGTTGTGACTCTTGGATCTTATGGGGTACTATTATGTTCGCAAAGCATATCTTGCTTTAAGAAAGTTCATggatttaaaagaaataaatcTAGTGACTTTAGCAAACAGTTATACGAAGTTGTAAATTCCCTTTGTACTCCAGATAGATTATTCAATGCTTCCGTGAATAATAAAAGCAATAATCTCTTTGTGGTGTACTATCCTGCAATCTCTGCGTCTGTTGTGAGGCTTACTGGGGCTGGGGACTGCTTAGTTGGTGGGACCTTGGCTTCTATTTGTTCAGGTTTGGACGTTATGCAAAGCGTAGCAGTTGGTGTTGCAGCAGCAAAAGCCGCAGTTGAAGCAGAATCAAATGTGCCTGCAGAATATAACTTGGCTAGCATTGCAG ATGATGCCAG tcgaAGCAAAATATCTTATCGGTTGAGCAAATCTTGCATAATATCCTACCAATCCTATTTAACCGACCATCATAGCCCCGTACTCAAAAATAGTTATTTGAtcaacttttatatattaatcaaaaaCATATCAATACTCTGCTCCAAAACCTCAAACGAACCTCTAAACAGGGCCATATACTACAGGACTACATGCATCACCAGGATAACTGCAATGCTAAAAGGGTCCCTGATAGATGGTGTTGTGGGCCATGCCCGCGCCATAAAAGCTGGCTTCACCTCAACCGTATTCACCTGCAACCAGCTCATTCACGTCTACTCCCAGCATGGTCTCATTCAAGACTCCCGCAagctgtttgatgaaatgcctgAACGAAATGTGTTTTCTTGGAATGCCATCATCTCTGCATACATTAAAGCTCACAACTTTTCGCAAGCTGAAGCTTTATTCAAAACTGCCCCTGTTAAAGATTCAGTCACTTACAATACTATGTTTTCTGGGTACGTGAATTCGGATGGCTACGAGGGGCATGCGGTGAAGTTGTTCCTTGAAATGCAGGTTGTTGGAGATAAAGCTGTGATTGATGAGTTCACATTAACTGCCTTGCTTAATCTTACTGCTAAGTTGGGTATTGTATCTTATGGTTGGCAATTGCATTGTCGTATGCTGAAGACTGCGAATAATTTTAGTGGCTTTGCTACGAGTGCGTTGATTGACATGTATTCGAAGTGTGAGTGGTTTGAGGAAGCTCGTCGAGTGTTTGATGGATGTTTTGGTGGTGATTTGGTGACGAAGAATGCGATGGTGGCTGCTTGTTGTAGGGAAGGCGAAATGGAGATGGCTTGGGATCTTTTTTGGAGGGAATTGGAGTTAGCTGATACGGTTTCTTGGAACACATTAATAATGGGGTATACTCAAAATGGGCGTGAGGAGGAGGCAATTGAGTTGTTTCGTTGCATGGGTGAGGAAGGATTTAGGTGGAATGACCACACTATTGTTGGTTTGTTGAGTGCCTGTTCTGGTTTAAAGAATTTGAAACTTGGGAAGGAAGTTCATGCTACGGTTCTGAAAAACCAAATGAATTACAATCCTTTTGTGAGCAGTGGCATTGTTGATGTTTATTGTAAGTGTGGTGATATGAATTCTGCTGAATCAGTTTATTCATCAACTGGGATGGAGAACACATTTTCAGTCACTTCAATGATCGTTGGATATTCTCTGCGAGGTAATATGGTAGATGCAAAAATGCTTTTTGATTCGTTGACAGAAAGGAATTCTGTTGTTTGGACTGCTATGTTCTCTGGGTATGTGAGATCTCAGCAATGTGACGAGGTTTTTGAGCTATTCAATCAGTTCATAGTGAAGGAAGCAACACTGCAGGATCCTCTTATTCTCATGAGTATGCTGGGGTCCTGTGCAGTAAAAGCAATAGTGGATCCTGGAAAGCAAATTCATGCTTACTTATATAGAATGGGAATGGAAATGGATGTGAAGATGTTGAGCGCGATGATTGATATGTACTCTAAATGtggaaatataaaatatgcGCAGAGTATCTTTCGAAAAATTAGTGCCAGGGATACAGTCCTTTATAATGTGATGATAGCTGGCTATGCTCACCATGGGTTTGAATACCAGGCTCTTCGGCATTTCGAGGAAATGAAGGAGAGGGGACTCATACCAGATGCAGGCACCTTCGTTGCTGTTCTATCAGCATGTCGTCATTGCGGCATAGTAGAACTGGGTGAAATGTACTTCACCTACATGACCAAAGATTATGCTATATTACCTGAAATTGATCATTATGCGTGCTTGATTGATTTGTATGGAAGAGCTAATCAGCTGGAGAAAGCTGTGGCCTTAATGAGAGAGATGCCTGTAGAACCAGACGCTGTTATACTGGGGACCTTCCTAAATGCTTGCAAGATGAACAGGAATCTTGAACTTGCAAGAGAAACAGAGGAAAAGCTATTGAAAATCGAAGAAGGGAACGGAGCAAGATATGTGCAATTGGCTAATATTTACGCCTCCGAGGGGAAATGGGATGAAATGGGAAGAATAAGAAAAAAGATGAGGGGAAACGAAGTGAAGAAGTCTGCTGGTTGCAGTTGGGCGCATGTTGGAAATAAAGTTCATATCTTCACGTCTGGCGATAAGTTGCATTCAGAAACAGATGCTATATATGATCTGTTAGATAGTTTGAATCCAAAACTTGTAGAGGGGGGATGCATTGAGTGCAGATGA